In Candidatus Nitrospira nitrosa, the genomic stretch GATGGGAGCTTGTACAAAATTTTCATGTTGCTCATATAGCTTCTCTAACTCGTTCTTGTCCCAACCCCCACCAATTCCTACATGAGTTCCATACTGGTGCCCTAGCTTCTTATAGTGGTAAACATTGCCTGAACTGACCACCTCTTCAATATCATTGGTAGATGTAAAATGTTCGATAAATTCTCTTACTGGAGGAAGACCGCGATAGGACAACTCCTGAGCAACGAGGAGTTTTTTCTCAACTCCAGACACAGCGCTGTGGATCTCTCGAAGAAGAGTTGTTTTGCCGGAAGAGTTTGGGCCAACAACAACGATTAGTCCCCTTAAGGTCAACGGAGTGATTCCATGGAGTGAGACCGCTTTAATCGGAGAAAATCGAAATGCATCCCCCACAGCTATACCTAGCCCTTCTTCCGCCCTATCTTGCTTTCCGTCCCATTTCGCAGCCGTTCAATATTCCCTTTATGTTTGATCGCAATCAGCCCGCTCACGGCGAGAGAGAAAAGCATGAATGCTATTGATGGATGGATCAGCGCGGCAATGACAGGAAAGAGGCCGAAGGCCGTCAGTGCTCCGCCGGAAGAATATCGCCAGATAGCCACAGCCGCAATCCAAGCCAGCAGCAGTAAGAGCCCAACCAACGGCGACACACCGAGGACAGAACCGAGCGCCGTTGCCACGCCCTTCCCGCCTTTGAATCCCAGAAACGGTGAGAACACATGCCCGAGGAAGGGAGCCAGCGCGACAACAAGAATTGCCCATTCATCCTGCAGTAGATGCATCGCCGTAAACCCCATGACCCAGCCTTTGCCCATATCGCCGATTAACGTCAGGATACCAGCCGGCTTGCCGGAGACACGCAGGACGTTCGTAAACCCGACGTTCTTGCTGCCGACCGTGCGAGGATCGGGCAGACCCATGGCCTTAGAAATGACCACGCCAAACGGCACTCCGCCCAGCAGATATCCGACGACCGCAAGTCCAACAATGAGCCCCAGTTGTTCCATGCTATTCGCTTTCTCGATCGCTTCCGACCATCATAAAAACTTCTCCGGATGCGTAAAAAAATCCAGCATCACCCTATTCAAATTCGGCCAGTCACGATGGCTGCCGGCTCCTTCGCAGTAGAGTGTAGCCCCACCTGCTGCGCAGCCTTGATACACCAGACAGCCAGCGTCAACTGCCTTCGTCTTAATCACATCACAGTTATTGCACTTCGCCCACCAGGCCGAGGTTTGCGCGCCCCAACCTGGAAACAGACTGTCGTTCCTGCCATGCATGACCATGACCGGTATAGGATCACGGCATTGAAACTCTTCGAGATCTTTTCCTGTCCATCCCGCTGCGCTTGGCGCAATGGCTGCTGGAATCTTTTTCGTCTTGTCGAGCACAGCCAGTGCCAATGAAGCCGTACCGCCATCTGAATGGCCGGTCGCATAGATTCGCTTCTCGTCGATACACCATTCCTTGGCTACCAGCTCGGGAATCTTCCCAAGCTGTTCAACGGTCTGAATATTCAACTGCTTGTGATCAACGTAGACCACCACAAATCCAGCTCTGGTCGCCTCAGTCGTGAGACCTGTGAGCCGTTCCGACGCCCACCGGCTCGTTCCCGCCGGAGCATAGACCATCAACAAGGAGTGAGCAAACGTACCATCATAGTTCAAAGGCGTCCGCACCATATACTTGATGCCCTCAGCTGAGACCCGTCCATCCGTTGCCCCAGCAGCGCCAGAACGTGAACCGGCAAGGCAATGCCCTGTTGTCGTGGGATAGGCGAACGCTTCGAGCTGGGGAGGCGTCGTGTTCTCGCTACAGGCTGTGATCAGCAAGAAGAGACTGGCACAGACAACAACCTGTTGGTGAAGTCGCGACGGAACAACCACTGGGCATTTGAAACCCATCTCAGATCTGATCGAGGAACAGAGAATACCGAAGAACGTTGATGGTTGAGTCCAATCCAAGCTACTACAGGATGCTTAAACTAGACATCCAGCGAGGCCGCAGCGAGTGAAGAGCCGAGGCATAAACCCTCTCACCCACCCCACCCCGAGCAGCTAAAGCAGCTCTGTCCCGAGGGGTATGTTGAGGGCCTGAACGATGCGAGAACAAAGCTGGAGGCTAGTTTCAACATCCTGATTACAGCCCTTTAGCCACAACCTGCTTCCAAAAACTCCACACATACTGACCACCGGAGATGTACCCGAGGACCAGGGACAAATACAAGGTGACCGTGCCGGCTAAGTGCATGTTGCCGAGTTCTGCAAACCCGGTCCCTTCGAGGATCAGGAGAATGATCGCGACAACTTGGAGCGCCATCTTGTACTTACCGGTCGTCTCCGCGGGAATGATCATTCCTTCTCCCGCAGCGATCGCACGGATTCCCGTCACCGCGACCTCTCGACCAATGATCAACAAGGCAACCAACGCGCTGACACGATCCACATTCATCAATAATATAAGCGCCGAGAGCACCAAAAGCTTGTCCGCGACCGGATCCAGCAACTTGCCGAGCTTGGTCACTTGGCCTGTTCGCCGCGCGATATAGCCGTCCAGCATATCCGTCACCGCTGCGACCGTGAAGACAATAGCCGCTGCCAACGATTGATCGGGGGTCGGATTGACGAAGAGAATGATGAAAACCGGGATCAAGAGAATGCGGAATAGCGTCAGGAAATTCGGCAGATTGAGCGAATCCTGCCCGATGTCACGCCATATTTCCAAAACTCGGTTCATTGCTCTATTCTGCTCCTACCACATCCTCAAAACACCAACTCGACCGATAGACACCCACAGGATGGTCAAAAAGGCTGTCCAGCAAGGCCGCAGCAAGCGACGTGGCGAGGCGTACACTTCGGTACGTTGAGCCTCTGAGCGACGCGAGAACGACGCTGGCAGACGTTTTCAACATCCTGTTAGACGATCCCATTCTTTAAGAGATCATGCAAGTGCACGACACCTTGAATGGTGCGCCCGTCTTCCGTCACGACCAGGGTGGTGATGGAAAACCGCTCCATCATCTCCACGGCCTTCGCCGCCAATTCATCAGGCCCGATAGATTTAGGATTGGGTGTCGCTAACTCTTTGGCCGTCACATTCACCAAATCCGTCCCGCGTTGAATAAACCGTCGCACGTCGCCGTCGGTAATGACGCCGAGCAACGCGCCATCTTGATCAACGACCGTCGTCATCCCGAGTTTTTTCGCCGTCATTTCCAGCATCGCCGCCATGCCTCCGACGGTGCCTTGAACGATCGGGATTTCCGGATCAGCATGCATGAGGTCTTTCACTTTGACCAGCAAGCGCCGCCCCAGACTGCCTCCCGGATGGAACCGGGCAAAGTCTTCTGCTTTGAATTCTCGTTTTTGCAGCAAGGCCACGGCCAGGGCATCACCCAAGGCCAGCGTCGCCGTCGTGCTCGCGGTCGGAGCCAACCCCATCGGACAAGCCTCTTCGGCGACCGACACATCCAGTGCGACATCAGAATTTTTCGCCAAGGTCGAGTTCATCCGTCCCGTCATTGAGATGACCGGAATCCCGAGGCGCTTCACAAACGGAAGCAACTGCAACAACTCTTGGGTTTCTCCGCTATTGGAGATCGCAACCAAGACATCCCGACGAGCCAACATGCCGAGATCGCCATGGACCCCCTCTGCCGGATGCAAAAAGAATGAGGAGGTTCCGGTACTTGCCAAGGTGGCGGCTATCTTTTGCCCGATCAACCCTGATTTCCCCATCCCTGAGACCACGACCTTCCCCTTGCATCGCACGAGCACATCTACGGCCTTGACGAATCGGTCATCCAGCCGACTGATCAACGCCTCAACCGCCCGAGCCTCGACCTTGAGTACACGTCGTCCTTCGGAAAGACTCTCTTCCAGTTTGGCGGATTTTGATTCTCGAGCAGCCGGCTTTCCCGTCATCGTGCAGCAAGTCCTCGTCTCGCACCCATTGTCATTGCTCTGCACCCTGTACGATCATTCTTCAGCTTGTCGGTTGTGCGGCATCCCAAACCCGCACCACCCGTTCCAATAACGCTTTCAATTGATGCAATGGCACCATATTGGGTCCATCGGACAGCGCTTCATCGGGATTCGGATGGACTTCCATAAAGAATCCGTCGACCCCTGCCCCGGCTGCGGCACAGGCCAACGGTTCGACAAACTCCCGCTGGCCGCTGGACTTCGTCCCGCCCCCACCCGGCAATTGCACGCTGTGGGTGGCGTCGAAGACGACAGGATACCCGAACTTCCTCATGATAGGGAAGGACCGCATATCTACGACGAGATTGTTATAGCCGAAGGATGATCCTCGTTCGGTCAGCACGATCCGTTGACTCCCGCACTCTTCGATCTTTTTGATGGCGTTTCCCATTTCGGTCGGCGAGAGAAATTGGCCCTTCTTTACGTTGACGACCTTTCCCGTCTTGGCCGCCGCAATCAAGAGATCCGTCTGCCGACAGAGAAACGCCGGAATCTGCAGAACATCCACGACCTTCCCGGCCTCCGTCGCCTGCTCTTCGGTATGGACGTCGGTCAACAGGGGCAGTCCCAGCTTCTCTCTCACCTGCTTCAACACCACCAACCCTTTTTCTAAGCCCGGACCTCGGAATGAATGGATGGATGTTCTGTTCGCCTTATCGAAGGACGACTTGAAGATGTAGGGAATTCCCAGGGCCTTTGTTATCTCAGCAACTCGCCCTGCCGTATCCAGGACGAGCTGCTCGCTCTCGATGACGCAAGGACCGGCAATCAGGAACGGCCGCTGCCCTTGCCCGACTTTGAAGGAACCGATGTCGACAAGATGTGCCATAAATTTCGAACTTACATTACGTGAGATGCTCAAACCGATTTACCATTCTCATCCGCCCAACCCCGATGGCGCCGAGACGCCATCTTTTCCACAGGAAGGCCGCAGGCGAGTCGAAACCGGAGGTGTACCCTCCGGGGTACGTTGAGGATTTTGATGGGCCGAGAACACGGTTGGAAGTCGGTTTCAGCATCTCACTCAGTGTCCCAGCTTCTTGCGGAGAGCCGCACCGACAAACCCGCTGAATAACGGATGTGGCCGATGCGGGCGAGAACTATATTCAGGATGAAACTGGGTTCCCAAGAACCAAGGATGATCCTTCAGCTCAAGAATTTCGACCAGCCGCCCATCCGGCGAGAGGCCGCTCAAGACCAGTCCCTTGGCACTCAATCGCTCACGATACGCATTATTGAACTCGTACCGATGGCGATGGCGTTCACGAACTTCGTTTACGCCGTACATTTTCTGGGCCAACGTCCCCTCTCCTAACTTACAGAGATAGGAGCCGAGCCGCATCGTGCCGCCTTTGTCGCTGACGCCCTGCTGATCCGGCATGAGATGAATCACCGGATGAGGCGACTGCTCGTCGAACTCCGCACTGTTGGCCCCTGTCAATCCTGCCACATTGCGCGCAAACTCAATCGCGGCACATTGCATCCCTAAACACAGCCCAAGGAACGGCACCTGACGCTCCCGTGCATATCTGATGGTGGTGACTTTTCCCTCAATCCCTCTCGTCCCAAATCCGCCGGGAATCAAAATCCCATCCGCTTCACGAAGAATGCGCTCCGTCCCTTGCCGCTCAATATCTTCGGACTCGATCCAGTTGATATTGACCTTCGTTTCATGGTCGATTCCGCCGTGAATCAGCGCTTCTCCCAAGCTCTTGTAACACTCCTTCAGCCCCACATACTTGCCGACCAACGCAACGGAGATTTCATGTTTCGGCCGCTTGATTTTCTGCACCATCGCGTCCCACTCGCGAAGATTCGGCTGACCGGTCTCGAGATGCAGCTGACGGACGATCAATTCGTCCAACCCTTCTTTACGGAAGACGATCGGCACTTCGTAGATCGTCTCGACGTCTTTGGCCGTAATGACCGCATCCTTATCCACGTTGCAAAACATCGCAATCTTGCCCTTGAGCTCCGGGGGAATATACCGGTCGGTTCGGCACAAAAGGATATTGGGTTGAATGCCGATTTCCCGAAGCTTGTTGACCGAGTGTTGCGTCGGCTTGGTCTTCAGTTCACCGGCCGCGCCGATGTACGGCACCAAGGTCAGGTGAACATACAGCACATTATCGCGCCCGACGTCGTACGGCATCTGTCGAATGGCTTCAAGAAACGGGAGACTTTCAATATCTCCGACCGTCCCACCGATTTCGATGATGGCGACATCCACGCCCTTGGAGATCCGCATGATCGCCTGTTTAATCTCATCCGTCACATGCGGCACGACCTGAACCGTCCCTCCAAGATAGTCCCCCCGCCGCTCTTTGGTGATGACCGAATGATAGATCCGACCCGTCGTGTAATTACTTTCCTTCGTCAGTGAGAGCGAGGTGAATCGCTCATAATGTCCCAGATCGAGATCGGTCTCGGCGCCATCGTCCGTGACGAAGACCTCGCCGTGCTGATAGGGGTTCATCGTCCCGGGATCGACATTGATGTAGGGATCCAGCTTCAGAAAGGTGATCTTCAACCCACGGCTTTCGAGGAGGTTTCCAATGGAAGCCGATGCCAGTCCCTTTCCAAGCGATGAAACCACTCCACCGGTCACAAAAATAAATTTATTCATGGTTCCCCTCTCTCCTGGACGTC encodes the following:
- the kdsA gene encoding 3-deoxy-8-phosphooctulonate synthase produces the protein MAHLVDIGSFKVGQGQRPFLIAGPCVIESEQLVLDTAGRVAEITKALGIPYIFKSSFDKANRTSIHSFRGPGLEKGLVVLKQVREKLGLPLLTDVHTEEQATEAGKVVDVLQIPAFLCRQTDLLIAAAKTGKVVNVKKGQFLSPTEMGNAIKKIEECGSQRIVLTERGSSFGYNNLVVDMRSFPIMRKFGYPVVFDATHSVQLPGGGGTKSSGQREFVEPLACAAAGAGVDGFFMEVHPNPDEALSDGPNMVPLHQLKALLERVVRVWDAAQPTS
- a CDS encoding CTP synthase, with the translated sequence MNKFIFVTGGVVSSLGKGLASASIGNLLESRGLKITFLKLDPYINVDPGTMNPYQHGEVFVTDDGAETDLDLGHYERFTSLSLTKESNYTTGRIYHSVITKERRGDYLGGTVQVVPHVTDEIKQAIMRISKGVDVAIIEIGGTVGDIESLPFLEAIRQMPYDVGRDNVLYVHLTLVPYIGAAGELKTKPTQHSVNKLREIGIQPNILLCRTDRYIPPELKGKIAMFCNVDKDAVITAKDVETIYEVPIVFRKEGLDELIVRQLHLETGQPNLREWDAMVQKIKRPKHEISVALVGKYVGLKECYKSLGEALIHGGIDHETKVNINWIESEDIERQGTERILREADGILIPGGFGTRGIEGKVTTIRYARERQVPFLGLCLGMQCAAIEFARNVAGLTGANSAEFDEQSPHPVIHLMPDQQGVSDKGGTMRLGSYLCKLGEGTLAQKMYGVNEVRERHRHRYEFNNAYRERLSAKGLVLSGLSPDGRLVEILELKDHPWFLGTQFHPEYSSRPHRPHPLFSGFVGAALRKKLGH
- a CDS encoding KpsF/GutQ family sugar-phosphate isomerase, encoding MTGKPAARESKSAKLEESLSEGRRVLKVEARAVEALISRLDDRFVKAVDVLVRCKGKVVVSGMGKSGLIGQKIAATLASTGTSSFFLHPAEGVHGDLGMLARRDVLVAISNSGETQELLQLLPFVKRLGIPVISMTGRMNSTLAKNSDVALDVSVAEEACPMGLAPTASTTATLALGDALAVALLQKREFKAEDFARFHPGGSLGRRLLVKVKDLMHADPEIPIVQGTVGGMAAMLEMTAKKLGMTTVVDQDGALLGVITDGDVRRFIQRGTDLVNVTAKELATPNPKSIGPDELAAKAVEMMERFSITTLVVTEDGRTIQGVVHLHDLLKNGIV
- the plsY gene encoding glycerol-3-phosphate 1-O-acyltransferase PlsY — protein: MGLIVGLAVVGYLLGGVPFGVVISKAMGLPDPRTVGSKNVGFTNVLRVSGKPAGILTLIGDMGKGWVMGFTAMHLLQDEWAILVVALAPFLGHVFSPFLGFKGGKGVATALGSVLGVSPLVGLLLLLAWIAAVAIWRYSSGGALTAFGLFPVIAALIHPSIAFMLFSLAVSGLIAIKHKGNIERLRNGTESKIGRKKG
- the pgsA gene encoding CDP-diacylglycerol--glycerol-3-phosphate 3-phosphatidyltransferase, encoding MNRVLEIWRDIGQDSLNLPNFLTLFRILLIPVFIILFVNPTPDQSLAAAIVFTVAAVTDMLDGYIARRTGQVTKLGKLLDPVADKLLVLSALILLMNVDRVSALVALLIIGREVAVTGIRAIAAGEGMIIPAETTGKYKMALQVVAIILLILEGTGFAELGNMHLAGTVTLYLSLVLGYISGGQYVWSFWKQVVAKGL